In Portunus trituberculatus isolate SZX2019 chromosome 28, ASM1759143v1, whole genome shotgun sequence, one genomic interval encodes:
- the LOC123510127 gene encoding vesicle-associated membrane protein 7-like, which produces MPLLYSVVARGTTVLARYATCAGNFAEVTEQILTKISPGESGRLTYSHASYLFHYVAETGVVFMCITDDEFERQRAFLFLEEIKQRFLATYGQRIQTALPYAMNSEFAQVLAAQMKHFTESRDIDKISRLQGEVSDVKDILVKNIENITARGERLELLINKTQSLNTSAVTFKTTSRTLARSLWWKNIRIIIVIILGVGVSIYIIGAMACGMSWQKCTQ; this is translated from the exons ATGCCTCTCCTGTACAGTGTAGTTGCCCGGGGCACCACGGTGCTGGCGCGGTATGCAACATGTGCCGGCAATTTTGCAGAAGTAACAGAACAGATTCTGACCAAAATATCTCCTGGTGAATCTGGACGTCTGACTTATTCCCACGCCTCTTACCTGTTCCATTATGTGGCTGAGACGGGAGTTGTTTTCATGTGCATCACAGATGAT gaGTTTGAGAGACAGCGAGCTTTCCTGTTCTTGGAGGAGATCAAGCAAAGATTTTTAGCTACTTATGGTCAAAGAATCCAGACAGCTTTGCCATATGCCATGAACAGCGAATTTGCTCAG GTGTTAGCTGCACAAATGAAACACTTCACAGAGTCCCGTGATATTGACAAAATCTCGCGGCTACAAGGAGAAGTGAGTGATGTGAAGGACATCCTTGTTAAGAACATAG AAAACATAACGGCTCGTGGGGAAAGACTGGAACTGTTGATAAACAAGACACAAAGCCTCAATACTTCA GCCGTCACCTTCAAGACAACAAGCCGCACTCTTGCTCGCAGTTTGTGGTGGAAAAATATTCGcattatcattgtcataatTCTGGGAGTTGGT GTTAGCATCTACATCATTGGTGCCATGGCATGTGGCATGAGCTGGCAGAAGTGTACACAGTga